ATCCGTGGCTCCAAAGGCTTTACGCCTTTCCCGAAACACAGCGGCGGATCGAATGGCCCCTTGAGGCGCTGCATCGTCCGGGGGTTCTGTACGCCGGGACCGTGGACCTGGCGGCCACAGACGGCGCCACCTGGTGGGTGGTGGATTTCAAGACGACACGGCCTGCTCCAGGAACGGATGTGGACGGTTTTCTAGAGTTTGAAAGCCGCCGTCACCGGGCGCAGATCTTCGCCTACCGCGAAATGGTTTCGAAAAAGCAGAGCATCTCCCGCGATTCGGTCCGCGCTGGAATCTATTTCACGTATCTTCGACGATGGGTTGAACTGACCAAAGCAGACTGAAGGCCTTGCCATGCAACCGAAGCCCCATCCCGGAAGCGGTCCGGTGCCCCGCTCATCGAAATCGGCTTTCGTCGTTTGCGGAACCCACAGCGGATGCGGCAAGACCACAGTCACCCTCGGACTCATGGCCGCGCTCACCCGGCGGGGCCGCCGCGTACAGCCCTTCAAGGTCGGCCCCGATTTCATCGATCCGGGTCTGCACACGCTGATCACCGGCCGCCCCTCGCATAACCTCGACGGCTGGATGCTTTCCCGAACCTACAACGAAGAGCGCTTCCGGAAGTCCATGATCAAGGCGGATGCCGCGGTGGTGGAAGGCGTTATGGGGGTCTACGACGGCCACGACGGGGTGAGCGAAGCGGGAAGCACCGCGGAAATGGCCAAATGGCTCAACCTGCCGCTGGTCCTGGTGGTGGACGCTCGAAGCATGGCCCGAAGCGTTGCGGCTCTGGTCCAAGGCTTCACGCGCTTCGATCCAGCTCTCCGCTGGGCCGGCGTCATCTTCAACCGGATCGGGGGTCCCGGGCACCTGGCATACCTCGAAGAGGCCATGGCCGCCAACCTTCCGGAGCTTCCGGTCCTTGGGGGGCTCCCTCGGAAAACGGAACTGGAACTCGCCGAGCGTCACCTGGGACTGGTGACCGCGGAAGAAACCACCCTGAACGATGCGGGAAAAGAGGCGCTCGCTCGATGGATCGAAAACGCCGTGGACGTCGACGGATTGCTTCAGACCGCGGCGCTTCCAAATGGGGAAACGGAACGGCGGGCGCCGTTTTCCGAACCGGCACCTTTCCCAAGGGCGTCCGTACCCGTAGCGGTGGCACGAGATGCGGCCTTCTGCTTCTACTACCCGGACAACCTCGACATGCTGGAAGAAGCGGGGGCCGAGATCCTTCCTTTTTCGCCCGTTGCCGGGGAAACGTTCCCGAAGCGTGCCGCGGCCCTGATCTTGGGCGGCGGCTACCCGGAACTTCATGCGGAAGCCATCAGCCGCAACCGCGCCTTCCTGGAAGACGTCCGCAGCGCCCACCGCCGCGGCATGCCCATCTACGCCGAATGCGGCGGCCTCATGACCCTCGGTCGCTTCATCGAAACGGGCTCCGGAAAACGCTTTCCCATGGCGGGAATCCTGCCTTTTGGAACGCGGATGCTCGAACGCCGGAAAGCATTGGGCTACGTGGAAGTGGAACTGGTTCGACCCTGCTGCCTGGGGCCGCCGGGAACAGTGCTTCGAGGCCACGAGTTCCATTATTCTGAAATAGTCCTCGAAGATGAAGCGGAGGCGCCCTCGAGCGAAGACCCGGCGGATCCCTGTGAGAAACGGATCGCCTGCGCCTATCGGCTTCGGACGAGGAGGCTTGCGCCGGAGCGCCGGGAAGGGTACCTTGCGGGCTCGTGTCTTGCGAGCTACGTGCATCTGCACTGGGGGAGCGCCCCCGAAGCGCCCCGGCACCTGATGCGGCAGGCGGAAAAGTATCGGGCCGATACTCCATGAAACGAAGGAACGCGAAAACCCTCATGTTTCTAGGCACCGGCTCGGACGTGGGAAAGAGCGTCCTGGCCGCGGCCTTCTGCCGCATTCTCCGCCAGGACGGGTTCCGGGTGGCGCCGTTCAAGGCTCAAAACATGGCCCTCAATTCCTTCATCACGCCGGAGGGCGGCGAAATGGGCCGAGCCCAGGTGGTGCAGGCTGAAGCGGCCGGAATCGAACCCCATGTGGACATGAACCCGATACTTCTCAAGCCCACCTCCCAGGTGGGATCCCAGGTGATCGTCCTGGGAAAGGCAGCTGGAAACTTCACAGCCAAAGACTATTACCGGGTCAAGCGGACGCTGGTGCCCGTGGTACGGGAAGCCTTCGAAAGACTTTCCGCCCGCTACGACGTAATCGTCCTGGAAGGGGCTGGAAGCGCCGTGGAACTGAACCTCAAGGAACACGACCTGGTCAACATGGCCATGGCCGAGATGGCCGATGCGCCCTGCATCCTGGTGGGAGACATCGACCGCGGCGGCATTTTCGCGTCCCTTCTCGGAAGCCTCATGCTCCTTGAAGCATCGGAACGAGACCGGTTGATCGGGTTCATGGTGAACAAGCTTCGCGGCGATCCGGCACTTTTTGAAAGCGGCGTGGCCATCCTCGAAGCGAGAAGCGGGAAACCGGTGCTGGGCGTCGTCCCGTACTTCGACCACATCGCCATCGCCGAAGAAGACAGCGTCGCTTTGACCCGCCGCATGAAACGGAAACCTGAGGGGAGTGAAGGTGCCGCGGTTCGGATCGGCGTGTTGCGGCTGCCCTATGTCTCCAACTACACCGATTTCGACTGCTTCGAACAGGAACCGGCCGTGGACCTGGTCTACTTCGATCGCCCGGCCGAGGTCTTCACCATGGATGCGGTGATCCTTCCCGGAAGCAAGAATACGCTCGAAGACCTGGCTCATCTGCACCGAAACGGCGTGGCCGACGCGCTGGTGGCGTTTCACAAGGCCGGCGGCGTTGTCGTAGGGGTGTGCGGCGGCTTCCAGATGCTGGGAACAAGCGTCCGGGACCCTCACGGCGTCGAAAGCCGGATCGAAGAAGTCCGCGGACTGGGGCTTCTGCCCATGGTGACGGAAATGTTTCCGGAAAAGATCACCACGCAGGTCAAGGTTCGCGCCGAACCCGGAAACCCCATCGGCGCCGGCGGCCGAATGCTTCTCGGCTATGAAATTCACATGGGCCGAAGTCGGAGCCTCGGGGACGGCGCCCGTCCGCTGTTTCGATTGATCGAACGAAACCGGGAGCCGGTCCCGGAAGACGAGGAGTTGGAGGGACTGGCCACGCCCGACGGCCGTGCCTGGGGCACGTACCTCCACGGCATTTTCGACAACGACGCGTTCCGAAGAGAATTCATAGGCCGCATCCTTTCACGGTCCGGCCGCCGCCGGTCGGACGCCGAAGGCGGGCCGCTGAGTTACGCAACTTGGAAGGAAGAACAATTCGACCGGCTGGCTGAACACGTACGCCGTCACTGCGATGTGGAACGGATCTACCGGCTGGCGGGCATCCGATGACCCGTGCTTGCGGCGCTGAAACGTTCGTGAAAAGGTAGACCATGCCGTTTCTTCCGTGGCACCTTGCCGCCGCCTACCTGCTGGACCTTATCCTGGGCGATCCGCCGCGATGGCCCCATCCCGTTCGCTGGATCGGAAGACTGATTCTCTGGGTCGAATCGATCTTCTATGAAACGGAGGCTCCAGCCGGACGTCAGCGCACAGCCGGGGGCATCTTCTTTATGGTGGTGGTCTCGGCGGTCTTCATGGCAACGGCGTTGTTTCTCAGCATCTTTCACCAGATCCACCCGGCCCTGGGCGCCTGCGCGACCATCTGGTGCGCCTACACGACCCTCGCCACGAAAAGCCTGACCCGGGAATCCGCCCGGGTCGCCCAGGCTTTGGACCTCGGGGATTTGGAAACGGCCCGGCAAAGGCTTTCGTTCCTGGTGACTCGAAACACCCAGGACTTGGACGAAGTTGAAATCCGCCGAGCACTGGTGGAGACCGTCTCCGAAAACCTTTCCGACGGCGTGGTGGCTCCGCTCTTCTATCTGGCCCTCGGCGGTCCCATTGCCGCCATGGTCTACAAGGCCGTGAACACCATGGATTCCATGGTTGGCTACAAGAACGACCGCTACCTGCATTTCGGTTGGGTCGCCGCCCGATGCGACGACGCGGCCAACTTCATCCCGGCACGGCTCACAGCGCTTTTCATGCTGGGCGCCGCCCGGATTTTGGGCCTCAATTGGAGGCGGGGGTGGAGCGTTCTGCGCCGCGACGCCCGGAAATCGGCGAGCCCCAACGCCGGGTACCCGGAAGCGGCGGCAGCGGGGATCCTTGGAGTCCAGCTGGGAGGCCCGAGCGTCTACTTCGGCGAGCGGATCGAAAAGCCCGCCCTGGGGGATCCAGTCCGAACTCTGGAAGCCGGGATCATCGAGGAAACCAACCGGCTGGCCCTCGCGGTCTCCGTCATCGCCTTCGTCCTGGCCGCCGCTTACCGGATCGCGTGGACCGTCCTTTGGTGAAAAGCGCGTCCGAGGTCCACGGCGGTCACAACTGGAGCGGGGGTAGCGGGGGGCGGAGGTCCGAGCGTGAGGCACGGAGTGACGGCGGAGCACTCCGGGGCCTTTGGGTTGAGACAATTAAGTGCGGCTTTCGAAGGCGGGAAAAGAGGCGTCCATGCATCCAACGCACGGGGGAAACGTTTATGCGGTGGCCCGGGAGCTGGGCTGCCGTCCGGAAGACATCCTCGACTTCAGTGCGAGCATCAATCCTCTCGGGCCGCCGGATGGACTCGAGCGGGTTCTTCAAGAAAACTTCGCCCGCCTGCAGCACTATCCCGACATCCACAACCGGCAACTGATCGAGGCGCTGGCCCGTTTCCATGATCTCCCGGAAGATCAGGTGGCCGTAGGAAACGGTTCCACGGAACTGATCGCCTGGCTGCCTTCGACTCTCGGCATCCGAAGCGCCGCCGTCGTTTTGCCCACCTTCGCCGAATATGCCAAAGCCTTCGCGTCTCAAGGCGTGCCGCTTCGAAAATTACACACCCGGGCCGAAAACGGTTTCCAGCCTTTGGTGTCCGAATTGGAAGGAGCTCTTTGCGGGCAACCGCCGGACGCCGTGCTCGTCACGCATCCAGGAAGCCCCGCCGGAACCTTGCTTTCCCGTGACGTGCGCAAATGGCTCCTGGAAAAATCGAAAAACGACGGTTTCTACCTGATTGTGGACGAGGTTTTCGTGGACTTCTGCGAGGGCGAGTCGCTCAAGCGGGCGGCGGCCGATCATCCGCGGCTGATCCTCATACGGTCCATGACCAAGTTTTACGGGATTCCGGGACTGCGGATCGGTTACGTTCTCGCAGCTCCCGAAACCACAGCCCGCCTCCGCAGCCGGGTCCCCCCCTGGTCCGTGAACACGCTGGCCCAGGCCGCCGCCTGCTACTGCCTCCAACAGGACGCTTACCGGCGGCGGACCCTGGAACTGGTAAACCGAGAAAGAACGCGCCTTAAGGCCGCGCTGGACGCCGTCCCCGGCTTGAGGGCCTTCGAAGGACAAGCCAACTACCTTCTGGTTCGCATGGACGAACGCCTACCGGAGGCTTCAGCCCTTCAGGCCGCTCTGCTCCACCGCCACAGGCTGCTCATCCGCGACTGCGCTTCCTTCGAAGGGCTGGGGACCCGCGACTTCCGCATAGCCGTGCGACTGCCGGAAGAAAATAACCGCCTGCTCCGAGCGGCTACGGAATGGGTGACGAACATTGGACCCCAGCCTCAAGGGGACGGATGATCGTCGTCTTTCAGGAAGTGCTCGTGGTATTCGTTGTCGGAAAGGTACCGGCGCATGAGTTCCGATAGCAGTTCGAAGACCTGCTGGATTTCCTCATCGCTCATGCGCGGGACGATGGTCTTCAGGTGGCGGTCGTCCGAAAATTTCTGCAGGTAGACCATGAGGGACTTTTCGTCCACTTCCCTGGAGTAGCCGAACGCCACCAGGTCTTCATACTCTTCAACAAATCGATGTTGGTGCTTCTTCATGATGGTGATAACGGGTTCCCTATGGGATCTGTATCGGTTCCAGAGGACTTCCGAAAGCCGAGTAAGAGCTTGTCCAAAACAAGCTCACGAAAAGGGTGCAGATCTTTTGCTTCTTGTTCCCAAGCTCCAGCTTGGGAACGAGGGGAATTCTATTTCCCCTCCCCTTGTGGGAGGGGATTAAGGGGAGGGGAATGTAACTGATTGACATACGTTAATTTTCTCACCCTCACCCCAACCCTCTCCCATCAAGGGAGTGGGGGATTTTTTGACCTTGTTCCCAAGCTGGAGCTTGGGAACGAGGGGAAGAGCGCGGGCGTCATGCCTCGCGGTCGTTCATGTAGTAGTCGAGCCCGAAATGGGTGATCTGTTCTTCGCCCATCAGGTAGCGCAGGGTGTTTTTGAGCTTCATGAGCTGGATGAACAGATCGTGTTCGGGATACAAGCCCTCCTTGTGCATCGGGCTTTTGAAATAGAACGAAAGCCATTCTTGAATGCCGGTCATCCCGACGCGCTGGGCAAGATCCATGAACAGCACCAGGTCCAGAACCAGCGGAGCGGCGAGGATGCTGTCCCGGCACTGGAAGTCCACCTTGATCTGCATCGGGTAGCCGAGCCAGCCGAAGATATCGATGCAGTCCCAGCCTTCCTTGTTGTCGCCACGCGGCGGATAATAGTTGATGGTGACCTTGTGGTAATAGTTCTTGTAGAGCGTGGGGTAGAGCTGCGGCTGGAGAATGTATTCGAGCACCGAGAGCTTGCTTTCTTCCTTGGTCTTGAAGGAATCTTTGTCGTCGAGGACCAGCCCGTCCCGGTTTCCGAGGATGTTGGTGGAATACCACCCTTCGAGGCCGAGCATGCGGGCCTTGAGCCCCGGGGCCAGGATGGTTTTCATGAGGGTTTGGCCCGTCTTGAAGTCTTTGCCGGCGACGGCGACCTGATTTTGCCCGGCCAGCTCCACCATAGCCCCGATGTCCACGGTGAGGTTCGGGGCGCCGTTCACGAAAGGAATACCGCTTTCGAGGGCCGCAAGCGCATACAGCATGCTCGGCGCGATGCGCGAATCGTTGGCGTCGACGGCCTTTTGCAGGGCCTCCAGAGACCGGTGAGGTTCTTCCGGCCTCTGAAAGATTTCCGTACTGCCGCACCAGATCATCACGCAACGGTCCACGGCGTTTTCCGCCTTGAAGCGCGAGATGTCTTCTTTCAGGGCCTCCACGTGATCCCTCAGGTCGGCTCCGGGTTTCACGTAGGTTCCGTCCAGGTTGCGCACGAACCGGCGGTCGAAGACGGCGGGCATGGGTTTGATGCCGCTCAAAAAGTCCTTGATGGGATCCAAATGTTCGCGGTTGATGACCCTGGCGTAAAGTGCAGCCTCATAGAGGTTGGCATCGTAGAGATCCCAGCCGGCGAAAACCATGTCCTGCAGATCAGCCAGCGGGACGAATTCCTTGATTTTGGGAACCCGGTGTTCGAAGCGCTTGCCGAGCCGGATGGTGCCGAGCTGAGTGAGCGATCCGATGGGTTCGGCAATGCCCCGACGGACGGCTTCGACCCCGGCGATGAAGGTCGTGGAAACGGCACCGCCGATACCCGGTATAAAAACGCCGAGCTTCCCTTTGGGTTTTTCGATTTGATCCTTGCGCTTGAGTTCTCTTTCTTTCAACGCTGGCCCTCCATCATTGTTTCGGCTCGCCAAAGGATTTCTGTGCCTCATACGCTCCGGTCTTCAGCCTGTCAAGCCCCTGCGGCGGGCCGCCGGAACAACGAAGGCGACGCGCACTCCGCGCCGGAATCAACGGCGCGGTGACGGCCTCACACCGGCGCCTATTCTCTCCAGGTCCAGAAGGTATCGCTTGATGTGGCATCCCCCGCTGTAGCCTCCAAGCTTTCCGTCTGACGCCACGACCCGGTGGCAAGGAACCACCAGGGCAATGGGATTTCTGCGGCACGCCTGCCCCACGGCCCGCGCCCCCTGAGGCCGCCCGATGACCTCACCGATTTGCCGATAGGTCCGGACTTCCCCGAAAGGAATTTCGCAGAGCGTCCGCCAGACACTCTGCTGGAAAAGGGTCCCCCCACCCAAATCCAAAGGGCGGTGGGGGTGAACTCCGGAGCCCTCGAAATACCGGAGCACGGCTTCACGGAGTTCGCTGAGCAGGGAAGATCCCGAGCGCTCGCGTTCGAACGGCCCATCGATTCGTTCCCTCTGAAGAAGGTCCGCCACCGCCTGGTCGGAAGGCTCAACCACTCCCGCGAAGTGAAACAAGCGCAGCCCCCGGGGGAGGCCGCTGTGAGAATCCACCCGAGCGGCGAGTCGAAGGCCAGACCCTTGATGGCGTCCATCCGCCCTTTCCCCCGTCACACCTCATCAAGAAGAAAATCGGAAAAACTCATCGTCCAGTGCGTGCATCACGAGCGCGGCGCCGGTTGCGGCTTTCAATTTGGCGTTGCCGCAGGTATGATCCCTATGACCGTGGGTGTTCACGATGTAGCGCAGCTTCACGCTGTTTTCGTTGACGAGCTTCAGGATTTCGTCTTCGTCTCCTGCGGGATCGACGAGGATGGCTTCTCCGGTGGATTCGTCCAAAACCAGGTAGCAGAAGACTTCCATTACCCCCACAGGTTTCTGAATGATATTCATTAAATAAGCCCTCCGACCCCTCAGTACGCCAACGGGTGATGGCCAGCGTTTTTTGCACAATGGACCATCCCCGCCGAAATGTCAAAAGGTCTCAGTGTTCAGCGGTTTCCTCAAATCCCGACGGCTGGACATCCTCCGCCGGATTTCGCCTCGATACGGCGCTTTCCATCGAGTGGTTCTGGACGACTGGGTGGCGGCGGGATTTGAGAAAAACAGATCCGGGCATCTTCCCCGTAAGGTTCGCTGTTGACAAACTTTGGACAATCCATTACGGAATTTCGCGTTCATCGTTAACTGATGCGGGTTATCCTTCGTATGGCTTTTCCTCCCGCTCACGCGCTGAATCAACGCTTAAAGCTCCCATCGCCCCTTGATACGGGACGTTGAGGCGCGTTCTTTCCCTAGAAGAGCTCCGTCTCCCGTTCTGGATGCGATCCTGTCATGAATGCTGCTACGGATCGTCGCGCATACCGTGCCACCATTGCATGCAAGCCACACCTTCGAGCTCGTTTATGGCCGGGTCTGGATTTTTTTTGGACCATCGCTATGCCCCGAGACGCCACACGGGCACGGCGATGGCCGGTTGGCCGTTGAGGTTCTCAAGACAAGGGGGGGGGGTGTCATGGATTTCCAATTCAGTGAAGAACAGCGCATGATGAAGGAAACGGTCCACAAGTGGGCCGTAAACGAATTGGCTCCGATCCAGGAAAAGATCGACGAAGAGGATTGGTTTCCTCCCGATTTTTTCAAGAAATGCGCTGAGATCGGCATCCTGGGGATCACGATCGACGAAAGATACGGGGGGCTGGGCGGCGACGTGCTGATGCAGGTGCTGGCGGTGGAGGAGATGAGCCGCATCTGTCCGGGTCTCGCCATGACCTACGCCGCTCACTCCAACCTGTGCATGCACAACATCCACAAGAACGCCAATGAAGCGCTCAAGGAAAAGTACCTGCCGCCCATGATCAACGGCGAAAAGATCGGGGCACTGGGACTCACGGAACCCAACGCCGGCTCCGATGCCATGAGCCTTCGGACTCGAGCGGAAAAGAAGGGCGACAAGTACATCCTGAACGGCACCAAGATGTGGATCACCAACGGTCCGATTGCGGACGTGCTTCTGTTGTACGCCAAGACGGATCCGGAAAAAGGACCGAAAGGCATCAGTGCGTTCATCGTTGAGAAGGACTTTCCCGGGTTTTCGGTTTCGCGGAAAATCAAAAAATGCGGCATGCGCGGTTCCCCCACAGGCGAACTGTCCTTTGAGGACTGCGAGGTTCCGGCCGAAAACCTGGTGGGCCAGGAAAACATGGGCGTCCACGTAATGACGAGCGGTCTCGACATTGAACGCATCGTACTGGCCGGCGGTTCGGTGGGAATGGCCGAACAGGCGCTGGAATATTCCCTCCGGTACGCTTCGGAACGCGAGCAGTTCGGCCAACCCATCGGCAGGTTTCAGATGATTCAACAGAAGCTGGCCGACATGTATGCTCGGACCGAAGCGTCGCGGCTTCTCGCCTATCGAGCGGCTGAGCTGGCTCAACAGTCGCCGCGGGGCGGCAAAGGGACCGAACTCACCAAGCAGGCGGCCGCGGCCGTCCTCTTCGCCGCGGAAAACGCCACCTGGGTCTGCAACCAGGCGATTCAGATCCACGGCGGTTACGGCTACAGCCTGGAATTTCCGGTCCAGAAGCTGTGGAGGGACGCCAAGCTGTATGAAATCGGGGCCGGAACCAGCGAGATCCGGCGCCTTATCATCGCTCGGGAACTCTTGGCCGAACACTTCGAGCGTCGCGGTCAGCGCTGACCTGTTTCCGAGCAGCGGCTGAAAGGGCCGGGCCGGATGGCGCCTGCGTCGTCGGCAC
This is a stretch of genomic DNA from Desulfoglaeba alkanexedens ALDC. It encodes these proteins:
- a CDS encoding acyl-CoA dehydrogenase family protein — protein: MDFQFSEEQRMMKETVHKWAVNELAPIQEKIDEEDWFPPDFFKKCAEIGILGITIDERYGGLGGDVLMQVLAVEEMSRICPGLAMTYAAHSNLCMHNIHKNANEALKEKYLPPMINGEKIGALGLTEPNAGSDAMSLRTRAEKKGDKYILNGTKMWITNGPIADVLLLYAKTDPEKGPKGISAFIVEKDFPGFSVSRKIKKCGMRGSPTGELSFEDCEVPAENLVGQENMGVHVMTSGLDIERIVLAGGSVGMAEQALEYSLRYASEREQFGQPIGRFQMIQQKLADMYARTEASRLLAYRAAELAQQSPRGGKGTELTKQAAAAVLFAAENATWVCNQAIQIHGGYGYSLEFPVQKLWRDAKLYEIGAGTSEIRRLIIARELLAEHFERRGQR
- a CDS encoding cobyrinate a,c-diamide synthase translates to MQPKPHPGSGPVPRSSKSAFVVCGTHSGCGKTTVTLGLMAALTRRGRRVQPFKVGPDFIDPGLHTLITGRPSHNLDGWMLSRTYNEERFRKSMIKADAAVVEGVMGVYDGHDGVSEAGSTAEMAKWLNLPLVLVVDARSMARSVAALVQGFTRFDPALRWAGVIFNRIGGPGHLAYLEEAMAANLPELPVLGGLPRKTELELAERHLGLVTAEETTLNDAGKEALARWIENAVDVDGLLQTAALPNGETERRAPFSEPAPFPRASVPVAVARDAAFCFYYPDNLDMLEEAGAEILPFSPVAGETFPKRAAALILGGGYPELHAEAISRNRAFLEDVRSAHRRGMPIYAECGGLMTLGRFIETGSGKRFPMAGILPFGTRMLERRKALGYVEVELVRPCCLGPPGTVLRGHEFHYSEIVLEDEAEAPSSEDPADPCEKRIACAYRLRTRRLAPERREGYLAGSCLASYVHLHWGSAPEAPRHLMRQAEKYRADTP
- a CDS encoding cobyric acid synthase, encoding MKRRNAKTLMFLGTGSDVGKSVLAAAFCRILRQDGFRVAPFKAQNMALNSFITPEGGEMGRAQVVQAEAAGIEPHVDMNPILLKPTSQVGSQVIVLGKAAGNFTAKDYYRVKRTLVPVVREAFERLSARYDVIVLEGAGSAVELNLKEHDLVNMAMAEMADAPCILVGDIDRGGIFASLLGSLMLLEASERDRLIGFMVNKLRGDPALFESGVAILEARSGKPVLGVVPYFDHIAIAEEDSVALTRRMKRKPEGSEGAAVRIGVLRLPYVSNYTDFDCFEQEPAVDLVYFDRPAEVFTMDAVILPGSKNTLEDLAHLHRNGVADALVAFHKAGGVVVGVCGGFQMLGTSVRDPHGVESRIEEVRGLGLLPMVTEMFPEKITTQVKVRAEPGNPIGAGGRMLLGYEIHMGRSRSLGDGARPLFRLIERNREPVPEDEELEGLATPDGRAWGTYLHGIFDNDAFRREFIGRILSRSGRRRSDAEGGPLSYATWKEEQFDRLAEHVRRHCDVERIYRLAGIR
- a CDS encoding methylated-DNA--[protein]-cysteine S-methyltransferase; amino-acid sequence: MFHFAGVVEPSDQAVADLLQRERIDGPFERERSGSSLLSELREAVLRYFEGSGVHPHRPLDLGGGTLFQQSVWRTLCEIPFGEVRTYRQIGEVIGRPQGARAVGQACRRNPIALVVPCHRVVASDGKLGGYSGGCHIKRYLLDLERIGAGVRPSPRR
- a CDS encoding cytoplasmic protein, yielding MKKHQHRFVEEYEDLVAFGYSREVDEKSLMVYLQKFSDDRHLKTIVPRMSDEEIQQVFELLSELMRRYLSDNEYHEHFLKDDDHPSP
- a CDS encoding MBL fold metallo-hydrolase, coding for MNIIQKPVGVMEVFCYLVLDESTGEAILVDPAGDEDEILKLVNENSVKLRYIVNTHGHRDHTCGNAKLKAATGAALVMHALDDEFFRFSS
- the cobD gene encoding threonine-phosphate decarboxylase CobD, with protein sequence MHPTHGGNVYAVARELGCRPEDILDFSASINPLGPPDGLERVLQENFARLQHYPDIHNRQLIEALARFHDLPEDQVAVGNGSTELIAWLPSTLGIRSAAVVLPTFAEYAKAFASQGVPLRKLHTRAENGFQPLVSELEGALCGQPPDAVLVTHPGSPAGTLLSRDVRKWLLEKSKNDGFYLIVDEVFVDFCEGESLKRAAADHPRLILIRSMTKFYGIPGLRIGYVLAAPETTARLRSRVPPWSVNTLAQAAACYCLQQDAYRRRTLELVNRERTRLKAALDAVPGLRAFEGQANYLLVRMDERLPEASALQAALLHRHRLLIRDCASFEGLGTRDFRIAVRLPEENNRLLRAATEWVTNIGPQPQGDG
- a CDS encoding inositol-3-phosphate synthase encodes the protein MKERELKRKDQIEKPKGKLGVFIPGIGGAVSTTFIAGVEAVRRGIAEPIGSLTQLGTIRLGKRFEHRVPKIKEFVPLADLQDMVFAGWDLYDANLYEAALYARVINREHLDPIKDFLSGIKPMPAVFDRRFVRNLDGTYVKPGADLRDHVEALKEDISRFKAENAVDRCVMIWCGSTEIFQRPEEPHRSLEALQKAVDANDSRIAPSMLYALAALESGIPFVNGAPNLTVDIGAMVELAGQNQVAVAGKDFKTGQTLMKTILAPGLKARMLGLEGWYSTNILGNRDGLVLDDKDSFKTKEESKLSVLEYILQPQLYPTLYKNYYHKVTINYYPPRGDNKEGWDCIDIFGWLGYPMQIKVDFQCRDSILAAPLVLDLVLFMDLAQRVGMTGIQEWLSFYFKSPMHKEGLYPEHDLFIQLMKLKNTLRYLMGEEQITHFGLDYYMNDREA
- the cbiB gene encoding adenosylcobinamide-phosphate synthase CbiB; this encodes MPFLPWHLAAAYLLDLILGDPPRWPHPVRWIGRLILWVESIFYETEAPAGRQRTAGGIFFMVVVSAVFMATALFLSIFHQIHPALGACATIWCAYTTLATKSLTRESARVAQALDLGDLETARQRLSFLVTRNTQDLDEVEIRRALVETVSENLSDGVVAPLFYLALGGPIAAMVYKAVNTMDSMVGYKNDRYLHFGWVAARCDDAANFIPARLTALFMLGAARILGLNWRRGWSVLRRDARKSASPNAGYPEAAAAGILGVQLGGPSVYFGERIEKPALGDPVRTLEAGIIEETNRLALAVSVIAFVLAAAYRIAWTVLW